One Sodalinema gerasimenkoae IPPAS B-353 DNA segment encodes these proteins:
- a CDS encoding SirB1 family protein, translating to MDFPQSRQPFYHEIKKTPIDLGKAALCIALEEYPDLDIDAYLQRLDCYAEDVAQQLPQERYPLRVINTLNSYLFETLKFQGNQENYYDPKNSFLNEVLERRVGIPITLSVVYLELAKRLEFPMVGVGMPGHFIIRPEFKDAGIFVDAFNGGEVLFPEDCERRLTQIYGRPISLQPEFLEPVSSDKILVRMLTNLKAIYIAQQEISKALAAIERILLLAPNAVLELRDRGLIYYQSGQAIAASQDLERYLSLRPDAPDASTIQRILGRLEQ from the coding sequence ATGGATTTTCCCCAGTCTCGCCAACCCTTTTATCATGAAATCAAGAAAACGCCCATTGACTTAGGCAAAGCTGCCCTCTGCATTGCCCTAGAAGAGTATCCCGACCTCGATATTGATGCCTATTTACAGCGTTTAGACTGCTACGCCGAGGATGTCGCCCAACAGTTGCCCCAAGAACGATATCCCCTGCGAGTCATTAACACTCTAAATAGTTATCTGTTTGAAACCCTTAAGTTTCAGGGCAACCAAGAGAATTACTATGACCCCAAAAATAGTTTTCTCAATGAAGTATTAGAGCGTCGAGTGGGGATTCCGATTACCTTGTCTGTCGTCTATTTAGAACTGGCCAAGCGATTAGAGTTCCCCATGGTTGGGGTGGGAATGCCTGGACATTTCATCATTCGTCCTGAGTTTAAAGATGCGGGAATTTTTGTTGATGCGTTTAATGGCGGTGAAGTCCTGTTCCCTGAAGATTGTGAGCGACGGCTGACCCAAATTTATGGCAGACCAATTTCCCTCCAGCCCGAGTTCTTAGAACCGGTGAGTTCCGACAAAATCCTAGTGCGGATGTTAACCAATCTCAAAGCCATTTATATTGCCCAGCAAGAAATCAGTAAAGCCTTAGCCGCCATTGAACGTATTTTGTTGTTAGCCCCCAATGCCGTTTTAGAATTGCGCGATCGCGGCTTAATTTATTACCAATCCGGGCAGGCGATCGCCGCCAGCCAAGACCTAGAACGTTACCTATCCCTACGCCCCGACGCCCCCGATGCCTCCACGATTCAACGTATCTTAGGACGACTCGAACAATAA
- a CDS encoding alpha/beta fold hydrolase, translated as MVTRHTLSLPGPDSLHLSYLDWGEQTGEPILLLHGLADHAGVWQPVADALAAEGFRAIAPDLRGHGNSSKPPQGYHCDQIISDLQALLAHLGYESAHILGHSWTGKVVPIWAREFPGQFRSAILVDPFFIGKLPKWSRFTFPLLYRVLPFLKAMGPFASHDAAIEAAKTLKQYRGWSDPQRQAFEESLEQKADGTWGSKFTKAARDGIFDDVMVVDGLTEPLSVPTLFIKPEAGLNRSQWQLKPYYRYLEHLEVCEVPGNHWAFLVEPAAFTQALLAFLKQQD; from the coding sequence ATGGTTACTCGTCACACCTTATCCCTTCCAGGCCCGGACTCCCTGCACCTATCCTATTTGGACTGGGGAGAACAAACCGGCGAACCGATCTTGCTATTGCATGGCCTCGCCGATCATGCGGGAGTCTGGCAACCCGTAGCAGACGCCTTAGCCGCCGAGGGGTTTCGGGCGATCGCCCCGGATTTACGCGGTCACGGCAACAGCAGCAAACCCCCTCAAGGCTATCATTGCGACCAGATCATCAGCGATTTACAGGCCCTCCTGGCCCATCTCGGCTATGAATCGGCCCATATTCTCGGTCATTCCTGGACGGGTAAAGTTGTTCCTATCTGGGCCCGCGAGTTTCCCGGGCAATTCCGCAGTGCCATTCTCGTCGATCCCTTTTTCATCGGCAAACTCCCCAAATGGTCTCGGTTTACCTTCCCCCTGCTGTACCGCGTCTTACCCTTCCTCAAAGCCATGGGCCCCTTTGCTTCCCACGACGCGGCGATCGAAGCTGCCAAAACCCTCAAACAATATCGAGGCTGGAGTGACCCTCAACGACAAGCCTTTGAAGAGAGTCTGGAACAGAAAGCCGACGGAACCTGGGGCAGTAAATTTACCAAAGCCGCACGAGATGGCATTTTTGATGATGTGATGGTCGTCGATGGCTTAACAGAACCCCTCAGCGTTCCCACCCTTTTCATTAAACCCGAAGCCGGACTCAATCGCAGTCAATGGCAACTCAAGCCCTATTATCGCTATCTTGAACATCTAGAGGTCTGTGAGGTTCCCGGCAACCATTGGGCCTTTTTAGTTGAACCCGCCGCGTTCACTCAGGCCTTACTGGCGTTCCTCAAGCAACAGGACTGA
- a CDS encoding NADPH-dependent FMN reductase has product MTKILAFAGSSRAGSFHKALVKIAAQGAEAAGADVTVIDLGDYPMPLYNQDLEAKEGFPESVLAFKKLLKSHQGLLIASPEYNSSITPLLKNAIDWASRPEEGEPPLSLTCFRGKVAALMATSPGGMGGLRGLVHVRDILQNIGVTVIPQQKAISGAYQAFDEQGNLTDPDQDAAIRELGKALAEVSQKLHG; this is encoded by the coding sequence ATGACCAAAATTCTCGCATTTGCCGGAAGTTCTCGGGCTGGTTCCTTTCACAAAGCCCTCGTCAAAATTGCTGCCCAAGGTGCCGAAGCCGCCGGGGCCGATGTCACTGTGATTGACTTAGGGGACTATCCCATGCCCCTCTATAACCAAGACTTAGAAGCCAAAGAGGGATTTCCTGAATCCGTCCTGGCCTTCAAGAAACTCCTCAAATCCCATCAAGGGCTTCTCATTGCTTCTCCAGAATATAACAGTTCCATCACCCCACTCCTAAAAAATGCCATTGACTGGGCCTCCCGTCCCGAAGAGGGAGAACCCCCCTTATCCTTAACCTGTTTCCGAGGCAAAGTTGCCGCCTTAATGGCCACTTCTCCTGGAGGAATGGGAGGCTTACGGGGCCTCGTTCATGTACGGGATATCTTGCAAAACATTGGCGTGACAGTAATTCCTCAGCAAAAGGCTATATCCGGGGCCTATCAAGCCTTTGATGAGCAAGGAAACTTGACCGACCCTGATCAAGATGCCGCTATTCGGGAGTTAGGAAAAGCCTTGGCTGAGGTTAGCCAAAAACTTCACGGCTAG